The nucleotide sequence TCGCCTCCGCGGGTTGAAGACAAGGAGCTTCATCATCAAGTCTGTCGCCTCGCTATCCTTCAGGCTCTTGTTCCCCACAAGTGGAGAGAAGCTCAGCGGGGTCGGAAGGGAGTTGATGAGCGTTTCGAGCTCGGGCGAGTGGATGCTGCGCACGTCTGCATCGCTCGGCACGCCGATGGCCTCGACGATTAGGCGGAGTTGATCCAGCGTGTTGCGGCCCTCAAAGAGCGGGTGGCCCAGCAGCATCTCCCCAATCACACATCCGATGGCCCACATGTCCATCGCTGTGGAGTACGCGCGCGACTTCACTAAGATCTCCGGTGACCGGTACCACCGGGTTGCGATGTAGTCCGTCAGGTCCAGAAACTCCTGCTCGTTGTCGAAGCCGCTGCGAAATGTGCGGGCCAAGCCAAAGTCTCCGAGTTTGATGGAGCAGTCGCTGCTCACAAATACGTTGGCCGGCTTCAAGTCCCGGTGAATGACGTTTTGTgcgtggagctgcgccacggtgCGAAGTAGCTGATAGGTGAGGAAGCGCTTGTGATCGCGCTGCAGAAGGTTTTTACGGATAATCGCCGTGAGGTCTGTCTCTATCAGCTCAAAGACGAGGTACAGGTCAATGTCGTTAGCCGCACGAATCACGTTGAGGATGCCGACAACAAAGGGGTtgtgtcgcagctgctgcagtagcATGACTTCCCGATAGGTGCGCTGAGCGTCTTGAACGTTGCCAAAGGCGTCGTAGACCTTTTTGAGGGCTACGAGTTTGCCAGTAAGGTGGTCGAGGGCACACCACACTACCCCGtaagcgccgctgccaatGTGGCGGAGAATGCGGTAGCGCTGCTCAACCTCGCCGTCGAGGCCATAGGAGGTCATAGTGGCAGTGATGAGAGGGCTGCAAGAGAgatggggaaagggggaaagaggtaAGCGTAGAGAGGCCAAAATTGTAGGCTTCGATTCGGGTTCTATAGCGTATTGAGGCGCGACAATTCACGCGCGTACGCTATGCCTTTTCTCTGCATACCCACCCACAAgggaggcaaaaaaaaaaacgagaagagTAGACAGAAAAAATGGGCAATaaatgcacacacacacacagtcgtGGGAGGTCAAGTGCTGCACACGGTGTATCGTTCTCCTTGCCTTTTCGTTTATTAGCTAGCACTTCCTCAACCAACGTCGGACGCTGGCGTACAGGTGAAACGACCAGACAAAAGATCGCGCGCCCGAGCGAGAGGCATTGATGtgagaggcaaagaaaaagggggtgcCGATGGAAGACAGAGAAGTGAGATGGTAGCAACCAGACACACAGGAGAAGGCCACGCATTCGTTAAGCATTCCCTCAGGCAAAAGAGCGCTCTCTTCTGAGATCCTGTCTGCCTCGCACCTACCGTCATGCACGTGGGAGCGTCACGCCTTGCGCATTTCgtacaagagagagagactgagGAAAAGGACTAGGAGCTTTCTTTGTAAGAGCACTGGCCGAAACACTTCCTCGAAGCGCGTGGGCTCCGTCTTCTCTGCAGCCGCCCCTTTGTCGTGATAGGGGTCGATGGCTGTTCCTGCGTTAGGTTTAcgtgcgcttctttttttttactgTGGTGACCCACC is from Leishmania panamensis strain MHOM/PA/94/PSC-1 chromosome 35 sequence and encodes:
- the MPK1 gene encoding mitogen activated protein kinase, putative (TriTrypDB/GeneDB-style sysID: LpmP.35.6640), with product MTSYGLDGEVEQRYRILRHIGSGAYGVVWCALDHLTGKLVALKKVYDAFGNVQDAQRTYREVMLLQQLRHNPFVVGILNVIRAANDIDLYLVFELIETDLTAIIRKNLLQRDHKRFLTYQLLRTVAQLHAQNVIHRDLKPANVFVSSDCSIKLGDFGLARTFRSGFDNEQEFLDLTDYIATRWYRSPEILVKSRAYSTAMDMWAIGCVIGEMLLGHPLFEGRNTLDQLRLIVEAIGVPSDADVRSIHSPELETLINSLPTPLSFSPLVGNKSLKDSEATDLMMKLLVFNPRRRLSAVEALQHPYVAPFVQPGELERIEGLDPLVLPLVDEKIYTKEEYKATLYNEISMHYRHHITDVY